One genomic window of Athene noctua chromosome 39, bAthNoc1.hap1.1, whole genome shotgun sequence includes the following:
- the IMP4 gene encoding U3 small nucleolar ribonucleoprotein IMP4, which yields MLRRQARERREYLQRRAQEERLRRQQDKKERLRQALDENRLLPTELRREALALQKELEFDTPGVGDPSGSHDDEYRWAGLEPPKVMVTTSRQPSARLRVFAKEVCLLVPGARRMNRGRAELGALVGACRAAGVTDLLVLHETRGTPDGLSLCHLPHGPTAHFTLGGAVLRHDGAGLGGAPLAAPHLLLLRLDSPLGRRVGTILKHLFPVPRPDSRRVVTFANEDDVILVRNHVYKRRGRAVELEEVGPRFHLRPYLIRLGTLEQGDAADVEWRWHPYTATAPKRRLLSAA from the exons ATg CTCCGTCGCCAGGCCCGGGAACGCCGCGAGTACCTGCAGCGCCGGGCGCAGGaggagcggctgcggcggcagcaggaCAAGAAGGAGCGACTCCGGCAGGCGCTGGATG agAACCGGCTGCTGCCCACGGAGCTGCGGCGCGAGGCCTTGGCCCTGCAGAAGGAGCTCGAGTTCGACACgcccggggtggggg ACCCTTCCGGTAGCCATGACGACGAGTACCGGTGggcggggctggagccgcccAAGGTGATGGTCACCACCTCCCGCCAACCCAGCGCCCGCCTCCGCGTCTTCGCCAAg GAGGTGTGTCTGCTGGTGCCCGGCGCCCGGCGCATGAACCGGGGGAGGGCGGAGCTGGGGGCCCTGGTGGGGGCGTGTCGCGCCGCCGGCGTCACCGACCTGCTGGTGCTGCACGAGACCCGCGGCACGCCCG ACGGGCTGTCCCTGTGCCACCTCCCCCACGGCCCCACGGCCCATTTCACGCTGGGCGGGGCCGTGCTGCGCCATGacggggcggggctgggcggggcccCCCTGGCCGCcccccacctgctgctgctgcgcctcgACTCCCCCCTGGGCCGCAGG gtggGGACCATCCTGAAGCACCTCTTCCCCGTGCCCCGCCCCGACAGTCGCCGCGTGGTGACATTCGCCAACGAGGACGACGTCATCCTGGTGCG GAACCACGTGTACAAGCGCCGGGGGAGGGCggtggagctggaggaggtgggacCCCGGTTCCACCTGCGGC CCTACCTGATCCGCCTGGggacgctggagcagggggacgCCGCGGACGTGGAGTGGCGCTGGCACCCCTACACGGCCACCGCCCCCAAACGGCGCCTGCTCAGCGCTgcctga
- the VMA22 gene encoding vacuolar ATPase assembly protein VMA22 isoform X4 translates to MEGDGVSIGSPALDAAALELLEALESLQQRRHLLSQLLREGWLSLSQARYSLGCHRVSSLQYGATIVPRVRVLPRAAAAPGSPRKRGCAPPPGPPDPLSWFGVLVPPSLRQAQSSFIQGVTVAVELAGLQGEVAAAVTRYRTLLRRHRHPHGDTQTAGTPGDTESRGDTEGTDAEGATETPGAAVTSGATGTG, encoded by the exons atGGAGG GGGACGGGGTGTCTATAGGTTCTCCCGCGCTGGACGCGGCGgcgctggagctgctggaggcgcTGGAGTCGCTGCAGCAGAGACGCCACCTCCTGAGCCAGCTGCTGCGGGAG ggctggctgTCCCTGTCCCAGGCCCGGTACTCCCTGGGCTGTCACCGCGTGTCCTCCCTCCAGTACGGGGCCACCATCGTCCCCCGCGTCCGCGTCCTCCCCAG ggctgcgGCAGCGCCGGGGTCCCCCAGAAAAAGGGggtgcgccccccccccgggcccccccgaccccctgtcCTGGTTTGGGGTGctggtgccccccagcctgcgccaggcccagagcagcTTCAtccagg gggtgaCGGTGGCCGTGGAGCTGgcggggctgcagggggaggtGGCGGCGGCCGTCACCCGCTACCGCACCCTCCTGCGGCGCCACCGTCACCCCCACGGGGACACCCAGACCGCGGGGACACCGGGGGACACCGAGAGCCGTGGGGACACCGAGGGCACAG ATGCAGAAGGTGCCACCGAGACCCCGGGGGCTGCGGTGACAAGCGGAGCCACAGGGACCGGGTGA
- the VMA22 gene encoding vacuolar ATPase assembly protein VMA22 isoform X2 — translation MEGSPALDAAALELLEALESLQQRRHLLSQLLREGWLSLSQARYSLGCHRVSSLQYGATIVPRVRVLPRAAAAPGSPRKRGCAPPPGPPDPLSWFGVLVPPSLRQAQSSFIQGVTVAVELAGLQGEVAAAVTRYRTLLRRHRHPHGDTQTAGTPGDTESRGDTEGTGDTETLGDSETVGDRGTLGDTETLGDTETAGDTKTTDAEGATETPGAAVTSGATGTG, via the exons atGGAGG GTTCTCCCGCGCTGGACGCGGCGgcgctggagctgctggaggcgcTGGAGTCGCTGCAGCAGAGACGCCACCTCCTGAGCCAGCTGCTGCGGGAG ggctggctgTCCCTGTCCCAGGCCCGGTACTCCCTGGGCTGTCACCGCGTGTCCTCCCTCCAGTACGGGGCCACCATCGTCCCCCGCGTCCGCGTCCTCCCCAG ggctgcgGCAGCGCCGGGGTCCCCCAGAAAAAGGGggtgcgccccccccccgggcccccccgaccccctgtcCTGGTTTGGGGTGctggtgccccccagcctgcgccaggcccagagcagcTTCAtccagg gggtgaCGGTGGCCGTGGAGCTGgcggggctgcagggggaggtGGCGGCGGCCGTCACCCGCTACCGCACCCTCCTGCGGCGCCACCGTCACCCCCACGGGGACACCCAGACCGCGGGGACACCGGGGGACACCGAGAGCCGTGGGGACACCGAGGGCACAGGTGACACCGAGACACTTGGGGACAGCGAGACTGTGGGTGACAGAGGGACCCTGGGTGACACCGAGACCCTTGGGGACACCGAGACTGCGGGTGACACCAAGACTACAG ATGCAGAAGGTGCCACCGAGACCCCGGGGGCTGCGGTGACAAGCGGAGCCACAGGGACCGGGTGA
- the VMA22 gene encoding vacuolar ATPase assembly protein VMA22 isoform X1 yields the protein MEGDGVSIGSPALDAAALELLEALESLQQRRHLLSQLLREGWLSLSQARYSLGCHRVSSLQYGATIVPRVRVLPRAAAAPGSPRKRGCAPPPGPPDPLSWFGVLVPPSLRQAQSSFIQGVTVAVELAGLQGEVAAAVTRYRTLLRRHRHPHGDTQTAGTPGDTESRGDTEGTGDTETLGDSETVGDRGTLGDTETLGDTETAGDTKTTDAEGATETPGAAVTSGATGTG from the exons atGGAGG GGGACGGGGTGTCTATAGGTTCTCCCGCGCTGGACGCGGCGgcgctggagctgctggaggcgcTGGAGTCGCTGCAGCAGAGACGCCACCTCCTGAGCCAGCTGCTGCGGGAG ggctggctgTCCCTGTCCCAGGCCCGGTACTCCCTGGGCTGTCACCGCGTGTCCTCCCTCCAGTACGGGGCCACCATCGTCCCCCGCGTCCGCGTCCTCCCCAG ggctgcgGCAGCGCCGGGGTCCCCCAGAAAAAGGGggtgcgccccccccccgggcccccccgaccccctgtcCTGGTTTGGGGTGctggtgccccccagcctgcgccaggcccagagcagcTTCAtccagg gggtgaCGGTGGCCGTGGAGCTGgcggggctgcagggggaggtGGCGGCGGCCGTCACCCGCTACCGCACCCTCCTGCGGCGCCACCGTCACCCCCACGGGGACACCCAGACCGCGGGGACACCGGGGGACACCGAGAGCCGTGGGGACACCGAGGGCACAGGTGACACCGAGACACTTGGGGACAGCGAGACTGTGGGTGACAGAGGGACCCTGGGTGACACCGAGACCCTTGGGGACACCGAGACTGCGGGTGACACCAAGACTACAG ATGCAGAAGGTGCCACCGAGACCCCGGGGGCTGCGGTGACAAGCGGAGCCACAGGGACCGGGTGA
- the VMA22 gene encoding vacuolar ATPase assembly protein VMA22 isoform X3: MEGDGVSIGSPALDAAALELLEALESLQQRRHLLSQLLREGWLSLSQARYSLGCHRVSSLQYGATIVPRVRVLPRAAAAPGSPRKRGCAPPPGPPDPLSWFGVLVPPSLRQAQSSFIQGVTVAVELAGLQGEVAAAVTRYRTLLRRHRHPHGDTQTAGTPGDTESRGDTEGTGDTETLGDTETAGDTKTTDAEGATETPGAAVTSGATGTG, translated from the exons atGGAGG GGGACGGGGTGTCTATAGGTTCTCCCGCGCTGGACGCGGCGgcgctggagctgctggaggcgcTGGAGTCGCTGCAGCAGAGACGCCACCTCCTGAGCCAGCTGCTGCGGGAG ggctggctgTCCCTGTCCCAGGCCCGGTACTCCCTGGGCTGTCACCGCGTGTCCTCCCTCCAGTACGGGGCCACCATCGTCCCCCGCGTCCGCGTCCTCCCCAG ggctgcgGCAGCGCCGGGGTCCCCCAGAAAAAGGGggtgcgccccccccccgggcccccccgaccccctgtcCTGGTTTGGGGTGctggtgccccccagcctgcgccaggcccagagcagcTTCAtccagg gggtgaCGGTGGCCGTGGAGCTGgcggggctgcagggggaggtGGCGGCGGCCGTCACCCGCTACCGCACCCTCCTGCGGCGCCACCGTCACCCCCACGGGGACACCCAGACCGCGGGGACACCGGGGGACACCGAGAGCCGTGGGGACACCGAGGGCACA GGTGACACCGAGACCCTTGGGGACACCGAGACTGCGGGTGACACCAAGACTACAG ATGCAGAAGGTGCCACCGAGACCCCGGGGGCTGCGGTGACAAGCGGAGCCACAGGGACCGGGTGA